The following coding sequences lie in one Yoonia sp. G8-12 genomic window:
- the mdh gene encoding malate dehydrogenase produces the protein MARPKIALIGAGQIGGTLAHLAAVKELGDVVLFDIAEGIPQGKALDIAESGPAAKFDGSFKGANSYEDIAGADVCIVTAGVARKPGMSRDDLLGINLKVMKSVGEGIAAHAPNAFVICITNPLDAMVWALREFSGLPHHMVCGMAGVLDSARFRHFLAEEFNVSMRDVTAFVLGGHGDTMVPLTRYSTVAGIPLPDLVDMGWTTQEKLDAIVQRTRDGGAEIVGLLKTGSAFYAPATSGIEMAEAYLKDQKRLLPCAAHVDGAYGLDGFYVGVPTVIGAGGIERVVEIKMNKEEQAMFDKSVDAVKGLVEACKGIDDSLA, from the coding sequence ATGGCCAGACCTAAGATTGCCCTCATCGGCGCCGGACAGATCGGCGGCACGCTCGCACACCTCGCAGCGGTCAAAGAACTCGGCGATGTTGTGCTCTTCGATATTGCCGAAGGCATCCCCCAAGGTAAGGCGCTTGATATCGCCGAATCCGGCCCTGCGGCCAAATTTGACGGCAGCTTCAAAGGCGCCAACAGCTACGAAGATATCGCAGGCGCAGACGTCTGCATCGTCACCGCCGGTGTCGCACGCAAGCCGGGCATGTCCCGTGATGACCTGTTGGGTATCAACCTCAAGGTCATGAAATCCGTTGGCGAAGGCATTGCAGCCCACGCACCGAACGCCTTCGTGATCTGCATCACCAACCCGCTGGACGCGATGGTTTGGGCGCTGCGTGAATTCTCCGGCCTGCCACACCACATGGTCTGCGGCATGGCGGGTGTGCTCGATTCGGCGCGCTTCCGTCATTTCCTTGCCGAAGAATTCAACGTCTCCATGCGCGACGTGACAGCCTTTGTTCTGGGCGGGCATGGCGACACGATGGTGCCGCTGACACGCTATTCGACCGTGGCCGGTATCCCCTTGCCAGATCTGGTCGACATGGGCTGGACCACACAAGAAAAACTCGACGCGATTGTGCAGCGTACACGCGACGGCGGTGCCGAAATCGTTGGTTTGCTGAAAACCGGCTCTGCCTTCTACGCGCCAGCCACATCCGGCATCGAAATGGCCGAAGCATACCTCAAAGACCAAAAGCGTCTGCTGCCATGTGCGGCACATGTTGACGGGGCTTACGGCCTTGATGGTTTCTACGTTGGTGTGCCTACCGTGATCGGCGCAGGCGGCATCGAGCGTGTTGTCGAGATCAAGATGAACAAAGAAGAGCAGGCGATGTTCGACAAATCCGTCGACGCCGTCAAAGGTCTGGTTGAAGCCTGCAAAGGCATCGACGACAGCCTCGCGTAA
- a CDS encoding glycosyltransferase family 2 protein: MVKETPTWAVVATIDEPPALVQAFVAWHLSLGAAQIFLYCDRPRDAVQARLVHLPQVTVVPCDAAHWRRLGKSRPRRHQVRQVRNARDAYTRTTADWILHCDADEFVRAGVPVSDALRDVPAETACLLLHVAERVHPLGEMGAHIFDGAFRRPFRVPQKRGVALFGADYALTYRGLTGHSQGKAFVRTGRSLHMSIHRPRPATADQEVISARAAIEAMELLHFEGLTQTYWAYKLARMVHALQERDGMPPSDHRRRQADELIAAPSAAAALYQRLKCPDAQAIAQLRKRGLWDDRVFDPSQAVARYFPDQIADPSLQNVDRWLNRHKKRVADYLLK, from the coding sequence ATGGTGAAAGAAACTCCGACTTGGGCGGTTGTCGCAACGATTGATGAGCCCCCTGCATTGGTGCAGGCCTTTGTGGCCTGGCACCTGTCGCTGGGTGCGGCGCAGATATTTCTGTACTGCGACAGGCCGCGAGATGCGGTGCAGGCCCGTTTGGTGCATTTGCCTCAGGTCACTGTTGTTCCCTGCGATGCGGCCCATTGGCGGCGCCTTGGTAAAAGCCGCCCGCGCCGCCATCAGGTACGCCAAGTGCGCAATGCCCGCGATGCCTACACACGGACAACTGCGGACTGGATTTTGCATTGCGATGCCGATGAGTTCGTGCGCGCAGGTGTGCCGGTGTCCGATGCCCTGCGCGATGTGCCCGCCGAGACCGCTTGTCTGCTTCTTCATGTGGCAGAGCGTGTGCATCCCCTTGGCGAGATGGGCGCGCATATTTTTGATGGCGCGTTCCGGCGGCCGTTTCGCGTGCCCCAAAAGCGTGGCGTCGCGCTCTTTGGTGCGGACTATGCGCTGACCTATCGGGGGCTGACGGGGCATTCGCAAGGCAAGGCTTTTGTGCGCACCGGGCGCAGTTTGCATATGTCCATCCATCGCCCGCGCCCTGCGACCGCGGATCAAGAGGTTATCAGCGCGCGCGCCGCGATCGAGGCGATGGAGTTGCTGCATTTCGAAGGGCTGACCCAGACTTACTGGGCCTATAAACTGGCGCGCATGGTGCATGCGCTGCAAGAGCGTGATGGCATGCCGCCCTCGGATCACCGTCGACGGCAGGCGGATGAGCTAATCGCGGCCCCGAGCGCGGCAGCAGCGCTCTACCAGCGGCTCAAATGCCCGGATGCGCAGGCGATTGCCCAATTGCGCAAACGTGGACTTTGGGATGATCGGGTCTTTGACCCGTCGCAGGCCGTTGCCCGGTATTTCCCCGACCAGATCGCCGATCCAAGCCTGCAAAATGTTGATCGCTGGTTGAACCGTCATAAGAAGCGTGTTGCGGATTATTTGCTCAAATAG
- the sucC gene encoding ADP-forming succinate--CoA ligase subunit beta, producing the protein MNIHEYQAKALLRSYGAPVSDGRPVTRAEDAKTAAGELDGPLWVVKAQIHAGGRGKGKFKEADAGEAGGVRLTKSVEEAAQEAKKMLGRTLVTHQTGPAGKQVNRIYIEDGSGIETEMYLALLVDRATSRIGFVVSTEGGMDIEEVAENTPEKILNFTVDPATGYQPFHGRRVAFALGLKGNQIKQCVALMGNLYRAFTEKDMEMLEINPLIVTDGGDLKVLDAKVAFDGNAIYRHADIAALRDETEEDSKELQASKYDLNYIALDGEIGCMVNGAGLAMATMDIIKLYGAEPANFLDVGGGATKEKVTEAFKIITSDPQVKGILVNIFGGIMRCDVIAEGVIAAVKEVGLKVPLVVRLEGTNVEKGKEIIRTSGLDVIAADDLKDGAQKIVKAVKG; encoded by the coding sequence ATGAACATTCACGAATATCAGGCCAAAGCTCTCTTGCGCAGCTATGGCGCGCCCGTCTCTGATGGCCGCCCTGTCACCCGCGCGGAAGACGCCAAAACCGCCGCTGGCGAACTTGACGGACCACTCTGGGTCGTCAAGGCGCAGATCCACGCGGGTGGACGCGGCAAAGGCAAATTCAAAGAAGCTGACGCTGGCGAAGCGGGCGGTGTGCGCCTGACCAAATCGGTCGAAGAAGCCGCGCAAGAAGCCAAGAAAATGCTGGGCCGCACATTGGTCACGCACCAGACAGGCCCTGCAGGCAAGCAAGTCAACCGCATCTACATCGAAGACGGTTCCGGCATTGAGACAGAAATGTACCTCGCCCTGCTGGTCGACCGCGCGACAAGCCGCATAGGTTTCGTCGTCTCGACCGAAGGCGGCATGGATATTGAGGAAGTGGCCGAGAACACGCCTGAGAAGATCCTCAACTTCACCGTTGATCCCGCCACCGGATATCAGCCGTTCCACGGCCGCCGCGTTGCTTTTGCACTGGGGCTGAAAGGCAACCAGATCAAGCAGTGCGTGGCGCTGATGGGCAACCTCTACCGCGCTTTCACTGAAAAAGACATGGAGATGCTGGAAATCAACCCGCTGATCGTCACAGACGGCGGTGATCTCAAAGTACTCGACGCCAAGGTCGCTTTCGACGGCAACGCGATCTACCGCCACGCCGATATCGCCGCCCTGCGCGACGAGACCGAAGAAGACTCCAAAGAACTGCAAGCCTCCAAGTACGACCTGAACTACATCGCGCTCGACGGTGAAATCGGCTGCATGGTCAACGGCGCGGGCCTTGCCATGGCGACGATGGACATCATCAAACTTTACGGGGCCGAACCTGCCAACTTCCTCGACGTAGGCGGCGGCGCGACCAAGGAAAAAGTGACCGAGGCGTTCAAGATCATCACCTCCGACCCGCAGGTCAAAGGTATCCTCGTGAACATCTTCGGCGGCATCATGCGCTGCGATGTCATCGCAGAGGGCGTCATCGCTGCGGTGAAAGAAGTGGGCCTGAAGGTGCCACTGGTCGTGCGTCTGGAAGGTACGAACGTGGAAAAAGGCAAAGAGATCATCCGCACCTCCGGCCTTGATGTGATCGCAGCGGATGACTTGAAGGATGGCGCGCAGAAGATCGTGAAGGCGGTGAAGGGCTAA
- a CDS encoding sulfotransferase family 2 domain-containing protein produces the protein MVLVCHKKQLVYLKTNKTAGTSVEMFLQSTLSGRKVTEKQHSSNDGDLIVGHRLLSKKEQTQDDMTWYPHMTAEKVCAALGNDKFESYLKVACVRNPYDLVISRFHWNNTRLGISHKADDHAKVRASFEKFLVGEEFTNSAEVVFLSGRFVPDVLIRFENLAADLQTLCNRLSIAFAPQHLPLTKNTKPQRGEMRVADYYTDKTCDLVQEKFEWLFQYANYETAMPVSS, from the coding sequence TTGGTTCTCGTATGCCATAAAAAGCAATTGGTTTACCTCAAGACCAACAAGACTGCAGGAACATCTGTTGAGATGTTCCTGCAATCGACGCTGTCCGGTCGAAAAGTAACCGAGAAACAACACTCCTCCAACGACGGTGACCTCATTGTCGGACATCGGCTCTTGTCCAAGAAAGAACAAACCCAAGACGATATGACTTGGTACCCTCATATGACTGCGGAAAAAGTTTGCGCGGCTTTAGGCAACGACAAGTTCGAGAGTTATCTCAAGGTTGCATGTGTGCGTAACCCTTATGACCTCGTGATATCACGGTTCCATTGGAACAATACGCGACTGGGTATCTCACACAAAGCCGATGATCATGCTAAAGTGCGTGCTTCATTCGAAAAATTCCTTGTTGGCGAGGAGTTTACAAATAGCGCCGAGGTGGTTTTCCTGAGCGGCCGCTTTGTACCAGATGTTCTTATCAGGTTCGAAAACCTAGCGGCTGACCTTCAAACACTCTGTAACCGGTTAAGCATTGCATTTGCCCCTCAGCACTTGCCATTGACAAAAAACACCAAGCCGCAACGTGGTGAGATGAGGGTTGCAGACTACTACACAGATAAAACATGCGATCTGGTGCAGGAAAAATTTGAATGGTTGTTTCAATATGCCAACTACGAAACTGCTATGCCTGTTAGTTCGTGA
- the odhB gene encoding 2-oxoglutarate dehydrogenase complex dihydrolipoyllysine-residue succinyltransferase has translation MSTEVRVPTLGESVTEATVATWFKQPGDAVAVDEMLCELETDKVTVEVPSPVAGTLSEIVAAEGETVGVDALLAQISEGDAAPAPKAEKSEEAPKAEEQPAKADTDKGDKGDKDVEDAPSAKKLMAENNLSDVKGTGKDGRVMKEDVLNALSSSAPAASAPRAPVVASQADREERVKMTRLRQTIAKRLKDSQNTAAMLTTYNEVDMTEVMALRNEYKDLFLKKHGVKLGFMSFFTKACVHALNEVPEVNAEIDGTDVVYKNYVNMGIAAGTPTGLVVPVINDADQMSFATIEKSIAEMGAKARDGKLSMAEMQGGTFTISNGGVYGSLMSSPILNPPQSGILGMHKIQDRPMAINGEVVIRPMMYLALSYDHRIVDGKGAVTFLVRVKEALEDPRRLLMDL, from the coding sequence ATGAGCACCGAAGTCCGCGTCCCCACCCTTGGCGAATCCGTGACAGAGGCCACCGTCGCCACATGGTTCAAACAGCCCGGCGATGCCGTTGCCGTTGATGAAATGCTCTGCGAGCTGGAAACAGACAAGGTAACGGTCGAAGTGCCCAGCCCCGTGGCTGGTACATTGTCCGAGATCGTGGCCGCCGAAGGCGAAACCGTCGGTGTAGACGCGCTGCTGGCGCAGATCAGCGAAGGCGATGCCGCACCAGCGCCAAAAGCCGAAAAGAGCGAAGAGGCCCCCAAGGCCGAAGAGCAGCCAGCAAAAGCCGACACGGACAAGGGCGACAAAGGCGACAAAGACGTCGAGGACGCCCCATCGGCCAAGAAACTGATGGCAGAAAACAACCTGTCTGACGTCAAAGGCACCGGCAAAGACGGTCGTGTGATGAAAGAAGACGTGCTGAACGCGCTTTCATCATCCGCGCCTGCGGCGTCTGCGCCCCGTGCACCAGTGGTGGCCAGCCAAGCGGACCGCGAAGAGCGCGTGAAAATGACAAGGCTAAGACAGACCATCGCCAAGCGCCTCAAAGACAGCCAGAACACTGCAGCCATGCTGACCACCTACAACGAGGTCGACATGACCGAGGTGATGGCGCTGCGCAACGAATACAAAGACCTGTTCCTGAAGAAACACGGCGTCAAACTTGGCTTCATGTCTTTCTTCACCAAGGCCTGCGTGCATGCCCTGAACGAGGTGCCCGAGGTCAACGCCGAAATCGACGGCACCGATGTGGTCTATAAAAACTACGTCAACATGGGCATCGCCGCTGGTACACCCACGGGCCTCGTCGTGCCGGTCATCAACGACGCCGACCAGATGTCCTTTGCCACGATCGAGAAAAGCATCGCCGAAATGGGCGCCAAAGCCCGCGACGGCAAGCTGAGCATGGCCGAAATGCAAGGCGGCACCTTCACCATCTCCAACGGTGGCGTCTACGGCTCGCTGATGTCCTCGCCCATCCTGAACCCCCCGCAGTCGGGTATCCTCGGCATGCACAAAATCCAGGACCGTCCAATGGCGATCAACGGTGAGGTGGTAATCCGTCCGATGATGTATCTCGCGCTCAGCTATGACCACCGGATCGTGGACGGCAAAGGCGCGGTAACGTTCCTTGTGCGGGTGAAAGAAGCGCTAGAAGATCCACGACGGTTGTTGATGGATTTGTGA
- a CDS encoding MAPEG family protein: MTPELTVLALAALLQGVQFALMAIPANLELGPGKTMSPRDASRMGKPLVEQVSDKTARLFRALNNHFEGLILFTIAVVVISLGDKGTGFSAICAWVYLVARVLYVPAYYFGLTPWRSIIWFVGFTSTMLMILSALI; this comes from the coding sequence ATGACACCCGAACTCACCGTCCTCGCCCTTGCCGCCCTGCTCCAAGGCGTCCAGTTCGCCCTCATGGCGATCCCCGCAAATCTTGAACTGGGCCCCGGCAAAACCATGTCACCACGTGATGCGAGCCGCATGGGAAAACCCTTAGTCGAACAAGTCAGCGATAAGACCGCACGCCTTTTCCGGGCCCTCAACAACCATTTCGAAGGGTTGATCCTCTTCACCATCGCCGTCGTCGTCATCAGCCTTGGCGACAAAGGCACCGGCTTTTCGGCCATCTGCGCGTGGGTCTATCTTGTCGCCCGCGTCCTCTATGTCCCCGCCTATTATTTCGGCCTGACCCCGTGGCGGTCGATAATTTGGTTTGTGGGGTTCACCTCAACCATGCTGATGATACTGTCAGCCCTGATATGA
- the lpdA gene encoding dihydrolipoyl dehydrogenase: MSSYDVIVIGAGPGGYVCAIRCAQLGMKVACVEGRETLGGTCLNVGCIPSKAMLHATHMLHEAEHNFATMGLKGKAPSVDWKQMLSYKDDTIAQNTGGIEFLFKKNKVDWLKGWGTIPEAGKVKVGDEVHEAKHIVIASGSEAASLPGVEVDEKTVVTSTGALELGKIPKKLVVIGAGVIGLELGSVYARLGAEVEVVEFLDAITPGMDKEIARQFQKMLTKQGLKFTLGAAVQGVEVKNNKATVTYKLRKDDSEHTMTADTVLVATGRKPYTKGLGLEELGVEMSERGQIKTDGKYATNVAGIYAVGDTIAGPMLAHKAEDEGMAVAEGIAGQHPHVNYGVIPGVIYTHPEVANVGETEETLREQGRKYKVGKFPFMGNARAKANFAGDGFVKILVDATTDRILGAHIIGPMAGDLIHEICVAMEFGAAAEDLARTCHAHPTYSEAVREAALACGDGAIHA, encoded by the coding sequence ATGTCCAGCTATGACGTCATCGTAATCGGCGCCGGTCCCGGCGGCTATGTTTGTGCTATTCGCTGCGCCCAATTGGGTATGAAAGTGGCCTGCGTCGAGGGGCGCGAAACGCTGGGCGGCACCTGTCTGAACGTGGGCTGCATCCCGTCGAAGGCCATGCTGCACGCCACCCATATGCTGCACGAAGCCGAGCATAATTTCGCAACCATGGGCCTGAAAGGCAAAGCGCCTTCCGTCGATTGGAAGCAGATGCTGTCCTATAAGGATGACACCATCGCGCAGAACACCGGCGGCATCGAATTTCTTTTCAAAAAGAACAAGGTAGACTGGCTCAAGGGCTGGGGCACGATCCCGGAAGCGGGCAAGGTCAAAGTCGGTGACGAAGTGCACGAGGCCAAGCACATCGTCATCGCGTCTGGTTCCGAGGCCGCGTCGCTGCCCGGCGTTGAGGTCGATGAAAAAACCGTTGTCACATCCACAGGCGCGCTGGAATTGGGCAAGATCCCCAAGAAACTGGTCGTGATCGGCGCAGGTGTGATCGGGCTTGAGTTGGGTTCGGTCTATGCCCGTCTGGGGGCCGAGGTTGAGGTGGTCGAATTCCTTGACGCCATCACCCCCGGCATGGACAAGGAAATCGCACGTCAGTTCCAGAAAATGCTGACAAAACAGGGGCTTAAATTTACCCTTGGTGCCGCTGTGCAAGGTGTTGAAGTCAAGAACAACAAGGCCACCGTCACCTATAAGCTGCGTAAGGACGATAGCGAACATACAATGACCGCCGACACGGTTCTGGTCGCCACCGGGCGCAAACCTTACACCAAAGGGCTAGGTCTGGAAGAACTCGGCGTTGAGATGTCAGAGCGCGGCCAAATCAAAACCGACGGCAAATACGCGACGAATGTCGCTGGCATCTACGCTGTCGGCGACACCATCGCAGGCCCTATGCTGGCCCACAAAGCCGAAGACGAAGGCATGGCCGTCGCCGAAGGCATCGCAGGCCAGCACCCGCATGTGAACTATGGCGTCATCCCCGGCGTGATCTACACACACCCCGAGGTGGCCAACGTGGGCGAGACCGAAGAAACCCTGAGAGAACAAGGTCGTAAATACAAAGTCGGCAAGTTTCCCTTCATGGGTAACGCGCGTGCCAAGGCAAATTTCGCAGGCGACGGTTTTGTAAAGATCCTTGTCGATGCGACAACTGATCGTATCCTCGGTGCGCACATCATCGGCCCCATGGCTGGCGACCTGATTCACGAAATCTGCGTGGCCATGGAATTCGGTGCTGCGGCCGAAGATCTCGCGCGGACTTGCCACGCCCATCCGACATATTCAGAAGCCGTGCGCGAAGCGGCACTGGCTTGCGGTGACGGCGCAATTCACGCCTGA
- a CDS encoding TerB family tellurite resistance protein, with translation MKRFIVVLLFSFLVTGPAQAWTANSGSFSGLEYVADTEIEAPSGAPLSLCHETRDIRIIGYTVSSNILGYVLSSDRCTGQIERPFSEQQMETAQSLNLIDASLPSVARNSLQRTIQNYGIWVAIALALVAVIWRRMKSLLGLDPTAPMRKKATLRILTAMCYVGKCDGIVASNEIALIAKAAGRLTRTNIQSAEVIRITDHIDLDLTPQDFVDFGKGLRDSEKDVMMRGAFFVALSSGRVIPGEYAFLTNLAHGIGMPGEDFRRVMNLALEDLDIYGP, from the coding sequence ATGAAGCGTTTCATTGTTGTCCTCTTGTTTAGTTTTCTGGTGACTGGGCCTGCGCAGGCCTGGACAGCTAACTCTGGCTCATTCTCAGGCCTTGAATATGTCGCCGACACCGAAATTGAGGCCCCAAGCGGTGCGCCACTATCACTGTGCCATGAAACCCGCGACATTCGAATTATCGGCTATACAGTTTCCAGCAACATACTTGGCTACGTTCTTTCCAGCGATCGGTGCACAGGACAGATCGAGCGGCCCTTCAGCGAACAGCAAATGGAAACTGCGCAGTCGTTGAACCTGATCGACGCCAGCTTACCTTCTGTGGCGCGCAACAGTCTCCAACGCACCATCCAGAATTACGGCATCTGGGTTGCCATAGCTTTGGCGCTCGTCGCTGTCATTTGGCGGCGCATGAAATCATTGCTTGGCCTCGATCCCACCGCACCGATGCGCAAGAAGGCGACCCTGCGCATTCTGACCGCCATGTGTTATGTGGGCAAATGTGACGGGATTGTTGCGTCGAACGAAATTGCGCTGATTGCCAAAGCAGCGGGCCGACTGACACGAACCAATATCCAATCAGCAGAAGTCATCCGCATCACCGACCACATCGACCTCGACCTTACGCCACAGGATTTTGTCGACTTCGGCAAAGGGCTGCGCGATTCCGAGAAGGATGTCATGATGCGCGGGGCGTTTTTTGTGGCGCTTTCAAGCGGGCGGGTCATTCCCGGCGAGTACGCATTCCTGACCAATCTGGCCCATGGCATCGGTATGCCCGGTGAAGATTTCCGGCGCGTGATGAATCTTGCGCTCGAAGACCTCGATATCTACGGACCCTAA
- a CDS encoding GntR family transcriptional regulator, which yields MMIQPRPQDNTTAAHERVYRALRTRIMHGEIAPGEALTLRGIGKSYDVSMTPAREAVRRLVAEGALFLSSSGRVSTPELSNERIEELATLRALLEAELASRALPRAHFALIERLETINQGFHQVIARHDATGYIRMNLEFHRTLYLRAQAPAMLAMTETVWLQLGPTMRALYGRLNRTDPPAHHKLILAALKAGDEPGLRLAVRADSTQGLRMLKG from the coding sequence ATGATGATCCAGCCGCGTCCTCAGGATAACACGACCGCCGCGCATGAACGCGTTTACCGCGCTTTGCGCACACGGATCATGCATGGTGAAATCGCCCCCGGTGAGGCCCTGACACTGCGCGGCATCGGCAAGAGCTATGACGTCTCTATGACCCCCGCGCGCGAGGCTGTGCGCCGCTTGGTTGCGGAAGGGGCCTTGTTTCTTTCGTCTTCAGGGCGCGTTTCGACGCCGGAACTTTCAAACGAGCGGATTGAAGAACTGGCGACGTTACGGGCTTTGCTGGAAGCCGAGCTTGCGTCCCGGGCCCTGCCAAGGGCACATTTCGCACTGATTGAACGGCTTGAGACGATCAATCAGGGCTTTCATCAGGTCATCGCGCGGCATGATGCGACAGGCTATATCCGTATGAACCTTGAGTTCCACCGCACGCTATATCTGCGCGCCCAAGCGCCTGCGATGTTGGCGATGACGGAAACGGTCTGGCTCCAACTGGGGCCAACGATGCGTGCGCTTTACGGGCGGCTGAACCGTACCGATCCTCCGGCACATCATAAACTGATCCTTGCGGCCCTCAAGGCCGGTGATGAGCCAGGCCTGCGATTAGCTGTGCGCGCCGATTCGACCCAAGGTTTGCGGATGCTGAAAGGTTAG
- a CDS encoding M48 family metallopeptidase, whose amino-acid sequence MKTKKVDMGRHTLKGNPPIEVVLRRSVRAKRLSLRVSRLDGRVTLTLPRFAPEREGIAFLRAKELWLRGHLEDMRPAMVAQVGQSVPVRGVAMPIVVGAGKRARIAEDCIEVTAGALAAAQTRALLRHAARDALAQASDRYAQQLGKTYTRLSIRDTRSRWGSCSSTGALMYSWRLIMAPPAVLDYVAAHEVAHLVEMNHQPAFWSVVAKLCPDYAQHRQWLRDEGDKLHRIVFED is encoded by the coding sequence ATGAAAACTAAGAAGGTGGATATGGGCCGTCACACCCTGAAAGGCAACCCCCCGATCGAGGTGGTTTTGCGCCGCTCTGTACGCGCCAAGCGCCTGTCGTTGCGCGTTTCGCGTCTGGATGGCCGTGTGACGCTCACTTTGCCGCGTTTTGCACCAGAGCGTGAGGGAATCGCTTTCTTGCGGGCCAAAGAACTTTGGCTGCGTGGCCACCTTGAGGACATGCGCCCTGCGATGGTGGCCCAAGTTGGTCAGAGTGTACCCGTCCGCGGGGTGGCAATGCCGATTGTCGTGGGTGCTGGCAAACGTGCGCGCATCGCCGAGGATTGCATTGAAGTCACTGCGGGCGCGCTTGCCGCGGCTCAGACCAGGGCCCTTTTACGCCACGCGGCACGCGACGCGCTCGCGCAGGCCTCGGACCGCTATGCGCAGCAACTGGGCAAAACCTATACGCGCCTGTCGATCCGCGACACGCGTTCCCGCTGGGGGTCGTGTTCGAGCACGGGGGCTTTGATGTATTCATGGCGGCTGATTATGGCCCCGCCGGCGGTTCTGGATTATGTCGCGGCACATGAGGTCGCCCATCTGGTCGAAATGAACCATCAACCTGCGTTCTGGTCGGTCGTGGCCAAGCTTTGCCCTGACTATGCCCAGCACCGCCAATGGCTACGCGATGAGGGCGACAAGCTACACCGGATTGTTTTCGAAGATTGA
- a CDS encoding TIGR02300 family protein produces MPKEEWGTKRLCPETGKRFYDLNATPIISPYTGNEVAVDTSKTRTMVADAEDAQSAKMKDVAEDEDLVLDDDDDEDDVDLGDDVLEDDDDDDTVSLDELADVATNDDD; encoded by the coding sequence ATGCCTAAGGAAGAGTGGGGCACAAAGCGCCTTTGCCCCGAAACCGGCAAACGCTTTTACGACCTGAACGCGACGCCAATCATTAGCCCTTATACGGGAAATGAAGTAGCGGTCGACACATCCAAGACCCGCACCATGGTAGCGGACGCAGAGGATGCGCAAAGCGCCAAGATGAAAGACGTCGCAGAAGACGAAGATCTGGTGCTTGATGACGACGACGATGAAGATGATGTCGATCTGGGCGATGATGTTCTGGAAGATGATGACGACGACGATACAGTGTCGCTCGACGAACTTGCCGACGTTGCCACGAACGACGACGATTAA